In the genome of Nitratireductor sp. GISD-1A_MAKvit, the window CTGGCGCTTCAACCTGCGCGCCTCCAACACCGAACCGCTCCTGCGCCTCAACGTGGAAACCCGCGCTGACAAGGCGCTGTTGAAGGCAAAGGTGGATGAGTTGCGGGGGATGATCGAGGGGGCTGGTTAGACAGGTAGCGAGGTCAGAGCTCCGTGGCGAAGCACCCGCTCTTTATATAAAGCGGTTCAGCAAGATGACGCTTCCCACGGAACGGCCCGCTGGCAACTTAGTGTCAGGACGCCGCCTACGACCACCACGCGCGGAAAAACTGAGAAGCAAGAACCGGTTGGAAGGGATCAGAAATGCCTCTTCGCGAAAGCGCGGCCTGAACCGGATTTCAGATACTTTTCAAAAGCAAATGCCTTCGCCCTGTCTTCAAATCCTATCTGAACCACCAATTTCCATGGCCCAAACAAGGATGAGTGGCGCGACTGCGATTCTGATCGGCCTGCATTGTGCCTTCTCAGCCGCTCATCAACGTCGTTTGTGCATCCGACATAATATTTGTCGGCATATGTCAGGCTTTGCAGAATATAAACATAGTGCATGGCGTCTCCGGCCCGCCTTCGCCCTTTGGGCTACGGCGCGGCAGCCTCCACTCGCGCTCCGGCTTGCCCAGCCGTAGCTTTAGCGGAGGCTGGCTGGGGCGGCAGGATTCGAACCTGCGAATGACGGTACCAAAAACCGTTGCCTTACCACTTGGCGACGCCCCAAGACCGAGCGAAGCGGTGGATAGCAGAAGCGCGGCCCCTCGACAAGAAGGCGTTTTGAGCCTTTCTGTGGAGCACGCGCTTTCCGCTCCCTCCCGTCAGGCCAACCATTCGCCGAAAAACTGCGTGACCGTCGCCGGTACATAGCCATCCAGCCCGCCGAAGAACTGTGCCAGCTCGACCGTATC includes:
- a CDS encoding GIY-YIG nuclease family protein; its protein translation is MHYVYILQSLTYADKYYVGCTNDVDERLRRHNAGRSESQSRHSSLFGPWKLVVQIGFEDRAKAFAFEKYLKSGSGRAFAKRHF